From a single Lolium rigidum isolate FL_2022 chromosome 7, APGP_CSIRO_Lrig_0.1, whole genome shotgun sequence genomic region:
- the LOC124669402 gene encoding omega-hydroxypalmitate O-feruloyl transferase-like: MGAEAKHISVAMAESKAQLMSVKRGEPTLVAPASATPTGEQYYLSNLDQNIAVIVQTVYCFKCPSGRGHEGAADALRAALARVLVHYHPLAGRLGISPEMKLTVECTGEGAPFVEADAACDLADVGDLSTPDPAALGQLVYSVPGAKNILEMPPITAQVTRFKCGGFSLGLAMNHCMFDGLGAMEFVNSWAEMARGAAELTVPPFMDRTVLRARDPPVISFPHREFDEIADVSGMAALYGGQELVYRSFCFDPDRLERVRALALAGGDLERCTTFEALSGLVWRARTAALGLAPEQQTKLLFAVDGRRRFVPPLPKGYFGNGIVLTNALATAGDLLASPVSRAAGMVQEAVRMVTDEYMRSAVDYFEATRARPSLASTLLITTWSRLAFDGADFGWGEPAMSGPVMLPEKEVILFLAHGKERKSINVLLGLPASAMDAFKELMDEI; the protein is encoded by the exons ATG GGTGCGGAGGCAAAGCATATCAGCGTGGCCATGGCGGAGAGCAAGGCGCAGCTGATGTCGGTGAAGCGCGGCGAGCCGACGCTGGTGGCGCCGGCGTCGGCGACGCCGACGGGTGAGCAGTACTACCTGTCGAACCTGGACCAGAACATCGCGGTGATCGTGCAGACGGTGTACTGCTTCAAGTGCCCGTCGGGCCGCGGCCACGAGGGCGCCGCCGACGCGCTTCGCGCCGCGCTGGCCCGGGTGCTCGTGCACTACCACCCGCTCGCCGGCCGCCTCGGCATCAGCCCGGAGATGAAGCTGACCGTGGAGTGCACCGGCGAGGGCGCGCCCTTCGTGGAGGCCGACGCCGCCTGCGACCTGGCCGACGTCGGCGACCTCTCCACCCCGGACCCCGCCGCCCTGGGCCAGCTCGTCTACTCCGTCCCCGGCGCCAAGAACATCCTGGAGATGCCGCCCATCACGGCTCAG GTGACCAGGTTCAAATGTGGCGGCTTCAGCCTCGGGCTGGCCATGAACCACTGCATGTTCGACGGCCTGGGCGCCATGGAGTTCGTCAACTCCTGGGCCGAGATGGCGCGCGGCGCCGCGGAGCTCACCGTGCCACCATTCATGGACCGCACCGTGCTGCGCGCGCGCGACCCTCCGGTCATCTCCTTCCCGCACCGCGAGTTCGACGAGATCGCCGACGTCTCGGGAATGGCGGCGCTGTACGGCGGGCAGGAGCTGGTCTACCGCTCCTTCTGCTTCGACCCGGACAGGCTGGAGCGCGTGCGCGCCCTcgccctcgccggcggcgacctcGAGCGCTGCACCACCTTCGAGGCGCTCTCCGGCCTCGTCTGGCGCGCGCGCACCGCCGCGCTGGGGCTCGCGCCGGAGCAGCAGACGAAGCTGCTGTTCGCCGTGGACGGGCGCCGCCGCTTCGTGCCCCCGCTCCCCAAGGGCTACTTTGGGAACGGCATCGTGCTGACCAACGCGCTGGCGACGGCCGGTGACCTGCTGGCGTCGCCGGTGTCGCGCGCTGCCGGGATGGTGCAGGAGGCCGTGCGGATGGTGACCGACGAGTACATGCGGTCGGCGGTGGACTACTTCGAGGCGACGCGCGCGCGGCCGTCGCTGGCGTCGACGTTGCTCATCACGACGTGGTCGAGGCTCGCGTTCGACGGCGCCGACTTCGGCTGGGGAGAGCCGGCCATGTCCGGGCCCGTGATGCTGCCGGAGAAGGAGGTCATACTATTCCTCGCGCACGGCAAGGAGAGGAAGAGCATTAACGTCCTGCTCGGCCTGCCGGCGTCCGCCATGGATGCCTTCAAAGAGCTCATGGACGAGATATGA
- the LOC124674438 gene encoding obtusifoliol 14-alpha demethylase-like, with the protein MDLTISALWMVLALFFITAVLTKIANGRITYDPVCTLPPPPEVRGIALLRLLLTLCTKGPEETMHDLYNKFGSIFTVSFIWKRITFLIGREASVIFFQGLESEVTQGDINEFTVPMFGQEIGFAVDYNTRMEQTRFFVESLRPAQLRSYVDPMLQEVEKYFAKWGEEGVVDLKHEFEELLMLISSRCLVGKEVREKMFGQFCKLFHEIEEGVNFASFMFPYIPIPVNRQRDRARIKLTEILSEVVRSRKSFKRVDEDVLQRFIDSTYKDGRATTIEEVSGMILALIFAGKHTSATTSTWTGACLLSHENFLDAALEEQKCIIGKYNDKIDYRILSEMGTLHNCIKEAARMHPALPTLVRQVKKDIIVRGKEGNEYAIPKGNILVNLVMVNGMLPHIYKDPEVFDPDRFSPGREEDKAGGKFSYTSFGGGRHACGGEAYAYMQIKIIFSHMLRNFKLKLISSFPKPDWTKFMQEPKGTLMVSYKRFQLPSN; encoded by the exons ATGGACTTGACAATTAGCGCCCTGTGGATGGTCTTAGCTCTTTTTTTCATCACTGCAGTACTCACCAAAATTGCAAATGGAAGAATTACCTATGATCCTGTGTGTACACTACCACCTCCACCTGAGGTGAGGGGTATTGCTCTTTTGAGACTCTTACTTACTCTGTGTACAAAGGGTCCTGAAGAAACAATGCATGATCTGTATAATAAGTTCGGCAGTATCTTCACAGTAAGTTTTATTTGGAAAAGAATAACTTTTTTGATTGGACGAGAGGCATCCGTTATTTTCTTCCAAGGGTTGGAGTCAGAGGTTACCCAAGGAGATATAAACGAGTTCACCGTGCCCATGTTTGGCCAAGAGATTGGCTTTGCTGTAGATTACAATACTCGAATGGAGCAAACTCGTTTCTTTGTCGAGTCTCTGAGGCCAGCGCAACTAAGAAGCTATGTTGATCCCATGCTTCAGGAAGTGGAG AAATATTTCGCAAAATGGGGAGAAGAAGGGGTAGTCGATCTGAAACATGAATTTGAGGAACTACTTATGTTGATTTCAAGTCGATGCCTTGTCGGAAAAGAGGTCAGAGAGAAGATGTTTGGCCAGTTCTGCAAATTGTTTCATGAAATTGAGGAAGGTGTGAACTTTGCCAGTTTCATGTTCCCATACATCCCTATTCCAGTAAATCGTCAGCGTGACAGAGCACGGATCAAGCTTACAGAAATACTATCTGAAGTTGTTAGGTCACGCAAGAGCTTCAAGCGTGTCGATGAGGATGTGCTCCAgagatttattgattcaacatacAAAGATGGCAGGGCCACAACCATAGAAGAAGTCAGCGGGATGATCCTTGCCTTGATCTTTGCGGGAAAGCACACAAGCGCAACGACTAGTACGTGGACTGGAGCTTGCCTTTTGAGCCATGAGAATTTCTTAGATGCTGCTTTAGAGGAGCAAAAGTGTATAATTGGAAAATACAATGACAAGATAGACTACCGTATATTGTCAGAGATGGGCACTCTGCACAACTGCATCAAAGAGGCGGCACGTATGCACCCTGCATTGCCGACGTTAGTCCGCCAAGTAAAAAAGGATATCATCGTTCGCGGAAAAGAGGGCAATGAATATGCCATCCCCAAAGGTAACATCTTAGTAAACCTTGTAATGGTGAACGGTATGTTGCCACACATTTACAAGGACCCTGAGGTGTTTGATCCAGATCGATTTAGTCCTGGAAGGGAGGAGGACAAAGCTGGTGGTAAATTCTCTTACACGTCTTTCGGTGGTGGAAGACATGCGTGTGGTGGCGAGGCTTATGCCTACATGCAAATTAAAATTATATTTAGCCATATGCTGAGGAATTTTAAACTCAAGCTCATTTCTTCTTTTCCTAAGCCAGACTGGACCAAGTTTATGCAAGAACCTAAAGGGACACTCATGGTGAGCTACAAGAGATTTCAGTTGCCTAGCAACTAA
- the LOC124674674 gene encoding agmatine deiminase-like, whose amino-acid sequence MVKVMAGCPAKMGFRMPAEWEPHEQCWMGWPERPDNWRENAGPARIVFARTAIAISKFEPVTICASAEQYPHVHELMEHQPNIRVVEMSMNDSWFRDTGPTFIIRKGRPEPGLTEQTIAGIDWEFNAWGGVDDGCYDDWSLDNNVAKKIVEIERIPRFPHTMVLEGGSIHVDGEGTCITTEECLLNPNRNPNMSRQDIENELRDFLGVTKIIWIPQGLYGDEDTNGHVDSLCCFIRPGVILLAWTDDENDPQYEISVRALSTLTQAVDAKGRQIEVVKIHVPGPLYVTKEEGDGVNATGHAVPREPGKRLPASYVNFYPTNGGIIAPAFGDKQRDDEAREVLQKAFPDHEVVMVEGAREIVLGGGNIHCITQQQPARPS is encoded by the exons atgGTGAAGGTCATGGCGGGGTGCCCGGCGAAGATGGGGTTCCGGATGCCGGCGGAATGGGAGCCGCACGAGCAGTGCTGGATGGGCTGGCCC GAGCGCCCAGACAACTGGCGGGAGAATGCTGGTCCAGCTCGAATAGTATTTGCAAGAACTGCAATTGCCATATCAAAGTTTGAGCCCGTCACCATTTGTGCGAGTGCCGAACAG TATCCTCATGTCCACGAACTGATGGAACACCAGCCGAACATCAGGGTGGTCGAGATGAGCATGAATGATTCCTGGTTTCGTGATACTGGTCCCACT TTTATTATCCGTAAAGGCAGACCAGAACCAGGACTCACAGAGCAAACAATAGcgggaattgattgggaatttaaCGCCTGGGGAG GAGTCGATGATGGTTGCTATGATGATTGGAGTCTTGATAATAATGTTGCCAAGAAA ATAGTTGAGATAGAGAGGATCCCTAGGTTTCCACACACAATGGTTCTTGAGGGTGGAAGCATTCATGTAGATGGCGAAG GTACATGCATTACAACAGAAGAATGCTTGTTAAACCCTAACCGAAACCCCAACATGAGTAGACAAGATATAGAGAATGAGCTGAGGGATTTTCTTGGAGTCACAAAGATCATTTGGATACCTCAAGGACTTTATG GTGATGAGGATACAAATGGGCATGTTGACAGTTTATGCTGTTTCATTAGACCTGGTGTGATCCTCTTGGCATGGACTGATGATGAGAATGACCCACAGTACGAAATATCAGTTAGGGCACTATCAACTCTCACTCAGGCCGTCGATGCGAAAGGGCGGCAAATAGAGGTGGTAAAGATCCACGTGCCAGGGCCTTTATATGTTACAAAGGAAGAGGGGGATGGTGTTAATGCGACG GGGCATGCTGTACCGAGGGAACCAGGCAAGAGACTGCCTGCCTCATACGTGAACTTCTACCCAACGAATGGCGGGATCATAGCACCTGCTTTTGGTGATAAGCAGCGGGATGACGAAGCACGTGAGGTTCTCCAGAAAGCATTTCCTGATCATGAG GTTGTGATGGTGGAAGGCGCCAGAGAGATTGTGCTGGGAGGTGGAAACATACACTGCATCACGCAGCAGCAGCCGGCGCGCCCGTCATAG
- the LOC124674673 gene encoding agmatine deiminase-like has product MVKAMAGCPAKMGFRMPAEWEPHEQCWIGWPERPDNWRENAGPARITFATTAIAISKFEPVTICASAEQYPHVHELMQHQPNIRVVEMSMNDSWFRDTGPTFVIRKGRSEIGLTEQTIAGIDWEFNAWGGLGGGCYDDWSLDRNIAKKILEIERIPRFPHKMVLEGGSIHVDGEGTCITTEECLLNPNRNPDMTRQDIENELKDFLGVTKIIWIPNGLYGDEDTNGHVDNLCCFIKPGVILLSWTDDENDPQYEISVKALSVLTQSTDAKGRHIEVVKIHVPGPLYITKEEGNGVDATGHAVAREPGKRLAASYVNFYPANGGIIAPAFGDNQRDDEAREVLQKAFPEYEVVMVEGAREIVLGGGNIHCITQQQPARPS; this is encoded by the exons ATGGTGAAGGCCATGGCGGGGTGcccggccaagatgggtttccggATGCCGGCGGAGTGGGAGCCGCACGAGCAGTGCTGGATCGGCTGGCCC GAGCGCCCAGACAACTGGCGGGAGAATGCTGGTCCAGCTCGAATAACATTTGCGACAACTGCAATTGCCATATCGAAGTTTGAGCCCGTCACCATTTGTGCAAGCGCCGAACAG TATCCTCATGTCCACGAACTGATGCAGCACCAGCCGAACATCAGGGTGGTCGAGATGAGCATGAATGATTCCTGGTTTCGTGATACTGGTCCCACT TTTGTTATCCGTAAAGGCAGATCAGAAATAGGACTCACAGAGCAAACAATAGcgggaattgattgggaatttaaCGCATGGGGAG GACTCGGTGGTGGTTGCTATGATGATTGGAGTCTTGACAGAAACATTGCCAAGAAA ATACTCGAGATTGAGAGGATCCCTAGGTTTCCACACAAGATGGTTCTTGAGGGTGGAAGCATCCATGTCGATGGAGAAG GTACATGCATTACAACGGAAGAATGCTTGTTAAACCCAAACAGAAACCCCGACATGACTAGACAAGATATAGAGAATGAACTGAAGGATTTCCTTGGAGTCACAAAGATCATTTGGATACCTAATGGACTTTACG GTGATGAGGATACAAATGGGCATGTTGACAACCTATGCTGTTTCATTAAACCTGGTGTGATACTCTTATCATGGACTGATGATGAGAACGATCCACAGTATGAGATATCAGTTAAGGCACTGTCAGTTCTCACTCAGTCCACCGATGCAAAAGGGAGACACATAGAGGTGGTAAAGATCCACGTACCAGGGCCTCTATACATCACAAAGGAAGAGGGGAATGGTGTTGATGCAACG GGGCATGCTGTAGCTAGGGAGCCAGGCAAGAGATTGGCTGCCTCGTACGTGAACTTCTACCCTGCCAATGGTGGGATCATAGCACCTGCTTTTGGCGATAACCAGCGGGACGATGAGGCACGTGAGGTCCTCCAGAAGGCATTTCCTGAATATGAG GTTGTGATGGTGGAAGGCGCCAGAGAGATTGTGCTGGGAGGTGGAAACATACACTGCATCACACAGCAGCAGCCGGCACGCCCGTCGTAG